From Schistocerca americana isolate TAMUIC-IGC-003095 chromosome 11, iqSchAmer2.1, whole genome shotgun sequence, the proteins below share one genomic window:
- the LOC124553482 gene encoding uncharacterized protein LOC124553482: MASDLQAQAAVFRERLSSYWRDVAQLLSLGAAHLPQLLVPLAFERMGNHASDQQLHGWIKDMERVKDMLRTQLTGWVQDLQFSSKQVEHYEVEEDKDGPGNLTIRRPLLSERLLRYQPWSPSFDDDYSALCKERQPEASQMFSLAHELYAFHRFYWYRTAERIDSSYGDDVKIVDEEWQLEDRSHATLSVDTDCVQLLVNALDHPTCPLEDLPLEAVKQREQCREQLWDDVVQRSPHIPVTSYLAYTQRANINLCLLAWMAVNSYGISQRQANPGPLCVTSRERAAAFSLGGGGQSRHGAHPHKRPAPPGHA, encoded by the exons ATGGCATCag ATCTGCAGGCCCAGGCGGCTGTTTTCCGGGAACGCCTCTCCAGCTACTGGCGGGACGTGGCGCAGCTGCTCTCACTCGGTGCGGCGCACTTGCCACAGCTGTTGGTTCCCCTCGCATTCGAACGTATG ggtaaccacgcaagtgatcagcaactccacggttggattaaggacatggaacgtgtgaaagacatgctgcgcaCGCAATTAACCGGATGGGTACAGGACTTGCAATTCTCCAGCAAACAGGTGGAGcactacgaggtggaagaagacaaggacgGGCCAGGGAACTTGACAATCAG gcggccgctgttgagTGAACGCCTGCTGCGCTATCAGCCGTGGAGCCCCTCCTTTGACGACGACTACAGTGCGCTGTGCAAGGAGCGGCAGCCAGAGGCGTCGCAAATGTTCAGCCTCGCTCACGAACTGTACGCCTTCCACCGTTTCTACTGGTACCGTACAGCTGAGCGCATCGATTCATCCTACGGAGATGATGTCAAGATTGTAG acgaggagtggcagctggaggacagaagccacgctacgctctccgtggacactgactgcgtgcagctgttggtgaacgccctggaccaccccacgtgtccgctggaagacctgccactggaagccgtgaagcagcgcgagcagtgccgcgagcagctgtgggacgacgtggtgcagaggtcgccccacatacccgtcaccagctacctggcctacacgcagagggcgaacatcaacctctgtctgctggcctggatggcggtcaactcgtacggcattt cgcagcgccaagccaaccctggcccgctcTGCGTGACGTCACgagagcgcgccgcggccttctctttaggtggtggcgGCCAGAGCCGACACGGGGCCCACCCACACAAGCGTCCTGCACCACCGGGACACGCGTAA